From Aquila chrysaetos chrysaetos chromosome 3, bAquChr1.4, whole genome shotgun sequence, the proteins below share one genomic window:
- the TMEM108 gene encoding transmembrane protein 108 isoform X2 → MKRSLRVLYCQLFSVLLILALTEELVFSVQVLSPTVSSSQGFPMDTTTVTAMGTTPRHKDRHVAEPLPTSARTVPHPVSLAEKAPSAGQKQASGPRVGEKETYHLYNQSALYSGQTRPKGKIFQVFKGNFTESSEPYLKTTLHSPFPTLRSPFTDHPFQSQTAASSDPNGTGLARTTHSDPSAHRNASGSLREAERGDGAELVVQEADFATTTAGPSTEPEAVSVPFKPTRYGVWDMLSKNNSWVTLNLSTNVPLFAGPGSATAAAGHSVQTSFDVSVSSPAAGDPEGPAPTQHGAVTNATSLGSALSAAPATRLSSSVSTAGSTATGNFLNRLVPAGTWKPGVQGNISHVTEGDKPQHRATICLSKMDIAWIILAISVPISSCFLLTVCCMRRKKKTSNPENNLSYWNNAITMDYFNRHAVELPREIQSLETSEDHLSEPRSPANGDYRDSGMVLVNPFCQETLFVGHEQVSEI, encoded by the exons gtgTTCTACTGATCTTGGCACTGACGGAAGAGCTGGTGTTTTCTGTTCAGGTACTGTCTCCCACTGTCTCCTCCTCTCAGGGCTTCCCGATGGACACTACCACTGTCACAGCCATGGGAACAACACCTCGCCACAAAGACCGCCATGTGGCAGAGCCCCTTCCCACCTCCGCTCGCACCGTTCCCCATCCCGTCAGCCTGGCGGAGAAAGCGCCTTCCGCCGGGCAGAAGCAAGCGAGCGGCCCTCGCGTCGGCGAAAAGGAAACGTATCATTTATATAACCAGAGTGCTTTGTACTCGGGACAGACTCGCCCCAAGGGGAAAATATTCCAGGTTTTCAAAGGCAACTTCACAGAGTCCTCAGAGCCTTACCTAAAGACAACCCTGCACTCTCCCTTCCCTACCCTGAGGAGCCCTTTCACAGACCACCCGTTTCAGTCCCAGACCGCAGCATCCAGCGATCCGAATGGCACAGGGCTGGCAAGAACTACACACTCAGACCCTTCTGCCCACCGCAACGCCTCGGGAAGCCTTAGGGAAGCAGAGCGAGGGGACGGGGCTGAGCTAGTGGTGCAGGAGGCAGATTTTGCCACCACAACTGCTGGACCATCAACTGAACCTGAAGCGGTGTCGGTGCCTTTTAAACCCACCCGCTACGGCGTATGGGATATGCTGAGCAAAAACAACTCTTGGGTAACCTTGAATCTCAGTACAAATGTCCCTCTGTTTGCTGGCCCTGGatctgcaacagcagcagcggGTCACTCGGTTCAGACCAGTTTCGACGTCAGTGTCTCCTCCCCGGCAGCGGGAGACCCCGAGGGACCCGCTCCAACGCAGCACGGTGCAGTGACTAACGCGACCTCGCTGGGCAGTGCTCTCTCCGCAGCGCCTGCCACGAGGTTGTCCAGCTCCGTTTCCACAGCTGGCTCCACCGCCACTGGGAACTTCCTAAACAGACTGGTTCCTGCCGGCACCTGGAAACCCGGGGTGCAAGGAAACATCTCCCATGTCACCGAAGGGGACAAACCCCAGCACAGAGCAACCATCTGTCTCAGCAAGATGGACATTGCCTGGATCATTCTGGCTATCAGCGTACCTATATCCTCATGTT ttctgctgacagTCTGCtgcatgaggaggaagaaaaagacatctAATCCAGAAAACAACCTGAGCTATTGGAATAATGCTATTACCATGGACTACTTCAACAGACATGCTGTAGAGTTACCGAGGGAGATCCAGTCCCTGGAGACTTCAGAG GATCACCTCTCCGAGCCGCGCTCCCCCGCCAACGGCGACTACCGCGACAGCGGGATGGTCCTCGTGAACCCCTTCTGTCAAGAAACGCTATTTGTAGGGCACGAGCAAGTCTCTGAAATATGA
- the TMEM108 gene encoding transmembrane protein 108 isoform X1: MKRSLRVLYCQLFSVLLILALTEELVFSVQVLSPTVSSSQGFPMDTTTVTAMGTTPRHKDRHVAEPLPTSARTVPHPVSLAEKAPSAGQKQASGPRVGEKETYHLYNQSALYSGQTRPKGKIFQVFKGNFTESSEPYLKTTLHSPFPTLRSPFTDHPFQSQTAASSDPNGTGLARTTHSDPSAHRNASGSLREAERGDGAELVVQEADFATTTAGPSTEPEAVSVPFKPTRYGVWDMLSKNNSWVTLNLSTNVPLFAGPGSATAAAGHSVQTSFDVSVSSPAAGDPEGPAPTQHGAVTNATSLGSALSAAPATRLSSSVSTAGSTATGNFLNRLVPAGTWKPGVQGNISHVTEGDKPQHRATICLSKMDIAWIILAISVPISSCSVLLTVCCMRRKKKTSNPENNLSYWNNAITMDYFNRHAVELPREIQSLETSEDHLSEPRSPANGDYRDSGMVLVNPFCQETLFVGHEQVSEI; the protein is encoded by the exons gtgTTCTACTGATCTTGGCACTGACGGAAGAGCTGGTGTTTTCTGTTCAGGTACTGTCTCCCACTGTCTCCTCCTCTCAGGGCTTCCCGATGGACACTACCACTGTCACAGCCATGGGAACAACACCTCGCCACAAAGACCGCCATGTGGCAGAGCCCCTTCCCACCTCCGCTCGCACCGTTCCCCATCCCGTCAGCCTGGCGGAGAAAGCGCCTTCCGCCGGGCAGAAGCAAGCGAGCGGCCCTCGCGTCGGCGAAAAGGAAACGTATCATTTATATAACCAGAGTGCTTTGTACTCGGGACAGACTCGCCCCAAGGGGAAAATATTCCAGGTTTTCAAAGGCAACTTCACAGAGTCCTCAGAGCCTTACCTAAAGACAACCCTGCACTCTCCCTTCCCTACCCTGAGGAGCCCTTTCACAGACCACCCGTTTCAGTCCCAGACCGCAGCATCCAGCGATCCGAATGGCACAGGGCTGGCAAGAACTACACACTCAGACCCTTCTGCCCACCGCAACGCCTCGGGAAGCCTTAGGGAAGCAGAGCGAGGGGACGGGGCTGAGCTAGTGGTGCAGGAGGCAGATTTTGCCACCACAACTGCTGGACCATCAACTGAACCTGAAGCGGTGTCGGTGCCTTTTAAACCCACCCGCTACGGCGTATGGGATATGCTGAGCAAAAACAACTCTTGGGTAACCTTGAATCTCAGTACAAATGTCCCTCTGTTTGCTGGCCCTGGatctgcaacagcagcagcggGTCACTCGGTTCAGACCAGTTTCGACGTCAGTGTCTCCTCCCCGGCAGCGGGAGACCCCGAGGGACCCGCTCCAACGCAGCACGGTGCAGTGACTAACGCGACCTCGCTGGGCAGTGCTCTCTCCGCAGCGCCTGCCACGAGGTTGTCCAGCTCCGTTTCCACAGCTGGCTCCACCGCCACTGGGAACTTCCTAAACAGACTGGTTCCTGCCGGCACCTGGAAACCCGGGGTGCAAGGAAACATCTCCCATGTCACCGAAGGGGACAAACCCCAGCACAGAGCAACCATCTGTCTCAGCAAGATGGACATTGCCTGGATCATTCTGGCTATCAGCGTACCTATATCCTCATGTT cagttctgctgacagTCTGCtgcatgaggaggaagaaaaagacatctAATCCAGAAAACAACCTGAGCTATTGGAATAATGCTATTACCATGGACTACTTCAACAGACATGCTGTAGAGTTACCGAGGGAGATCCAGTCCCTGGAGACTTCAGAG GATCACCTCTCCGAGCCGCGCTCCCCCGCCAACGGCGACTACCGCGACAGCGGGATGGTCCTCGTGAACCCCTTCTGTCAAGAAACGCTATTTGTAGGGCACGAGCAAGTCTCTGAAATATGA
- the TMEM108 gene encoding transmembrane protein 108 isoform X3: protein MIFSGVLLILALTEELVFSVQVLSPTVSSSQGFPMDTTTVTAMGTTPRHKDRHVAEPLPTSARTVPHPVSLAEKAPSAGQKQASGPRVGEKETYHLYNQSALYSGQTRPKGKIFQVFKGNFTESSEPYLKTTLHSPFPTLRSPFTDHPFQSQTAASSDPNGTGLARTTHSDPSAHRNASGSLREAERGDGAELVVQEADFATTTAGPSTEPEAVSVPFKPTRYGVWDMLSKNNSWVTLNLSTNVPLFAGPGSATAAAGHSVQTSFDVSVSSPAAGDPEGPAPTQHGAVTNATSLGSALSAAPATRLSSSVSTAGSTATGNFLNRLVPAGTWKPGVQGNISHVTEGDKPQHRATICLSKMDIAWIILAISVPISSCSVLLTVCCMRRKKKTSNPENNLSYWNNAITMDYFNRHAVELPREIQSLETSEDHLSEPRSPANGDYRDSGMVLVNPFCQETLFVGHEQVSEI from the exons ATGATATTTTCAG gtgTTCTACTGATCTTGGCACTGACGGAAGAGCTGGTGTTTTCTGTTCAGGTACTGTCTCCCACTGTCTCCTCCTCTCAGGGCTTCCCGATGGACACTACCACTGTCACAGCCATGGGAACAACACCTCGCCACAAAGACCGCCATGTGGCAGAGCCCCTTCCCACCTCCGCTCGCACCGTTCCCCATCCCGTCAGCCTGGCGGAGAAAGCGCCTTCCGCCGGGCAGAAGCAAGCGAGCGGCCCTCGCGTCGGCGAAAAGGAAACGTATCATTTATATAACCAGAGTGCTTTGTACTCGGGACAGACTCGCCCCAAGGGGAAAATATTCCAGGTTTTCAAAGGCAACTTCACAGAGTCCTCAGAGCCTTACCTAAAGACAACCCTGCACTCTCCCTTCCCTACCCTGAGGAGCCCTTTCACAGACCACCCGTTTCAGTCCCAGACCGCAGCATCCAGCGATCCGAATGGCACAGGGCTGGCAAGAACTACACACTCAGACCCTTCTGCCCACCGCAACGCCTCGGGAAGCCTTAGGGAAGCAGAGCGAGGGGACGGGGCTGAGCTAGTGGTGCAGGAGGCAGATTTTGCCACCACAACTGCTGGACCATCAACTGAACCTGAAGCGGTGTCGGTGCCTTTTAAACCCACCCGCTACGGCGTATGGGATATGCTGAGCAAAAACAACTCTTGGGTAACCTTGAATCTCAGTACAAATGTCCCTCTGTTTGCTGGCCCTGGatctgcaacagcagcagcggGTCACTCGGTTCAGACCAGTTTCGACGTCAGTGTCTCCTCCCCGGCAGCGGGAGACCCCGAGGGACCCGCTCCAACGCAGCACGGTGCAGTGACTAACGCGACCTCGCTGGGCAGTGCTCTCTCCGCAGCGCCTGCCACGAGGTTGTCCAGCTCCGTTTCCACAGCTGGCTCCACCGCCACTGGGAACTTCCTAAACAGACTGGTTCCTGCCGGCACCTGGAAACCCGGGGTGCAAGGAAACATCTCCCATGTCACCGAAGGGGACAAACCCCAGCACAGAGCAACCATCTGTCTCAGCAAGATGGACATTGCCTGGATCATTCTGGCTATCAGCGTACCTATATCCTCATGTT cagttctgctgacagTCTGCtgcatgaggaggaagaaaaagacatctAATCCAGAAAACAACCTGAGCTATTGGAATAATGCTATTACCATGGACTACTTCAACAGACATGCTGTAGAGTTACCGAGGGAGATCCAGTCCCTGGAGACTTCAGAG GATCACCTCTCCGAGCCGCGCTCCCCCGCCAACGGCGACTACCGCGACAGCGGGATGGTCCTCGTGAACCCCTTCTGTCAAGAAACGCTATTTGTAGGGCACGAGCAAGTCTCTGAAATATGA